DNA sequence from the Deltaproteobacteria bacterium genome:
CAAGTGGTCGATCAGGGTCTGCTGGGGGGTGCTATTCGGCATCTTTTTTTTCTTTCTTTTCTTCCTCCTTAAGCCCCTCGCGCACGCTCTTTTTTACATCTTCGAATCCCCGTTGCAGGTCACGCAACCAGCGCCCCAGTTGCGTTGCCACCTCCGGAAGTTTTCTCGGGCCGATCAGCAGGAGGGCCACCAACCCGACTAAAAACAGTTCTCCCCCACCCATGTTGAACATTTTATTTGGGGCCCTTTTGGCCCGTTTGTTGCTATTTTTACTCCGCAAATTCTCCGTTTCACTCCGAATTTGCTTCGCGCCTAAGCAAAGCTTAGGCTTGACTCGCGTCATGTATTCCGGGCCTCAAACCCGCCTGCCAATCCGGCGGGCAGGTGGCCCCAAACCCCGCGCTCACCACGGGTCAAGCCCGATGGTTCGCTTGATTATCAATTCCCTATTTTATGTGCTTTTGTCAAATAGGCCGGTTCGGTGTGAATCACCACATCCACGATCTCCGGATATTTTTCCTTCACCTCCCGAATCACCCGATGGGTCAGCGAATGGGCATCTTCCAGCGTCATCAATGGATTTACATGGATGTGAAAATCGACAAAGACGCCGTTGGAGGTTCCGCGGGTCCTGATTTTGTGGCAGAGCAGAATCCCCGGAATGGCTTTGACAATCTGTTCAATCCCGGCCGGGTCCATCGGTTGGGCGTCCAAAAGGACATTGAGGCTCCGGTGCATGATCCGAAAGGCGGCGTAGACGATAAAAAGGATAATCCCGCCGGCAATGACCGCATCCAGAAAAACGGCGTTCAAAAGGACGGCCACAAACGACCCGATAACCGAAAGAGAGACAAAAATATCCGAGCGCGTGTGGAGGGAATCGGCCGTCAGCAGGTCGCTTTTAAGTGAGAGCCCCTTTTTCATCTCATAGGTCGAAACCCAAAAATTGATCGCCACCGTGACCGACATAATGACAAAGCTCAAATAATGCACCTGGGGAATGGCGGGATGTTTGATCCGTTCCACCACGCTGGTGACGATTTCGTAACCGGTGGCGAAAAGAAGAAACGAGATGCCGAGTGCGGCCAG
Encoded proteins:
- a CDS encoding cation transporter, translating into MARSTDREVRQVLVITFLLNLAVCGAKLVYGFLTRSLSLQADGFHSLLDSSSNIVAMIGIILAAKPPDIEHPYGHRKIETLAALGISFLLFATGYEIVTSVVERIKHPAIPQVHYLSFVIMSVTVAINFWVSTYEMKKGLSLKSDLLTADSLHTRSDIFVSLSVIGSFVAVLLNAVFLDAVIAGGIILFIVYAAFRIMHRSLNVLLDAQPMDPAGIEQIVKAIPGILLCHKIRTRGTSNGVFVDFHIHVNPLMTLEDAHSLTHRVIREVKEKYPEIVDVVIHTEPAYLTKAHKIGN
- a CDS encoding twin-arginine translocase TatA/TatE family subunit, encoding MFNMGGGELFLVGLVALLLIGPRKLPEVATQLGRWLRDLQRGFEDVKKSVREGLKEEEKKEKKDAE